The Aneurinibacillus migulanus genome contains the following window.
TGGCTGAGTATACACTTAAGGAATCAGATCAGGTCGTTGTTTATTACGGGGGAAGTAATACCCAGTTAATCGATTCGATAACCGTTCATCCGGCGCAGCCGAAAGCAGATGAACCTTTTACGGTTGCTATCATGAAGACAGCATGGGACTGGCAGGCAGGCAAACAGGTTATAACACCGGCGGCGGATGTTCAGGTAGCGGTTGGGAACAAAGTAGAGAAGACAAACGATCAGGGAATTGCTTCCATAAAGAATGGAATGACAGCAGGAACCTATACGGTTACTGTAAACGATTATCACGATAGTCAGGCACCAGGCATCGTTCGTAGTACAAAAGAGCTTGTGGTGGCGACAAATGGAACAACTCCAGGTGGCGGAGGCGGTGGTGGAGTCCCTGTCCCTGCGAAGCAAACCATAACGTTGTCTGTCACAGGAGACAGCCAGAAAGGCACGATTCTGGCTGCTAAATCAATAGAGCTAAAAGCAGGCGACACGGCTTACACCGTGCTTGCACGGGAGTTGGGCAGCAAGGTAGAATCACGTGGTTCAGGCCCCACACTATATGTTGAGGCGATCGACGGGCTGGGTGAATTTGACCGTGGTCCGCAAAGCGGCTGGATGTATTCGGTCAATGGCTGGTTCCCGAATTATAGCGCGGGTATCTACACATTAAAAAACGGAGATGTACTCGCGTGGCGCTATACACTGAATCTAGGCAAAGACTTAGGTGCTGATTTAGGGGGGAGCCAGCTCGCTTCAGGTGCCGTTACAGAGTCGATACCTATGCAGCTCGATAATGAAATCAATAAGGTTGGCCTATCGATAGACAACATGCAGCCGATTGAAAAAGTCGGAAAAACGACGGCTGTATTGAATGCCAAAGAGAAAATGAGTGCTTCACAGGCGGAACAAATTCAAAAAACGCTAGCTTCTCATACTGTATCACTGAGCCAGAACGTATCAGCCGCCATTGAAACTGTGATGAAAGACAATGAAGAAGAGGTGGGCTTTGTTGTTCCGGCTGCTGCCTTACCGAATACAATTTCTATCGCTATCAAGGAACAGACAGCAGAATGTCCTGAACTTGTCTCAAGCCTTTATGATTTTACACCAGACGGTACGAAGTTTAGCAAGCCCGTCTATATTTCGATTAAGGTGCCTGTACAGACGGATATACCGGATAATTTGTCTCTTGTATGGCTTGATGAAAAAAACAATCAATGGATTCCTATCCCGGCGGTGATTGATGCAAAAACAGGTATCATAACCGGAAAGGTAAACCATTTTACGAAGTTCGCCGTTATTGACCGCAGCAAAATAAAGATGGCACAGCAGCATAAATCTGTTTCCGCAGAGATAGCGGCTGTCAGCAAGCAAATTCTCAACAGCGGTGAACTAACCGATTGGGAAGCGTTTGCGCTGGCCCGGGCGGGGCAGAATGTACCAGCAAGCTATCTATTGGGAGTCGAGAAGCTGTTACGGGAGCAGAAAGGCGAATTCCGTAAAGTGACGGATTATGAACGAATTGCATTGGCCGTAAAAGCAGTAGGGGGCGATCCAACAAACATTGCTGGCTACAATCTAATTGAGAAGATTTATAATCATGAGCGCATGACAAGCCAAGGAATAAACGGACCTGTTTTCGCTTTGCTAGTGCTTGACAGTGGACAATACAACACACCTGCCGAAGCAAAATGGACAAGGGATACGCTCATTGCATGGATAGTACAGCAACAGAACAGTAGCGGCGGATTTCCGCTTGTTAAAGGGGAAGAGGATAACGTAGATATTACCGCTATGGCCATTACCGCACTCTCATCCTATCAGGAGCGACCAGAAGTAAAAGTGGCAGTCGAAAAAGCAGTACACTGGCTTTCGCAAGCACAGCTTAAAAATGGGGGCTATAAGCTGTTCGGTGATGAGAACAGCGAGAGTGTATCCCAGGTCATTATTGCGTTATCTGCACTTGGTATCGATTTGAAAGATAAAAGATTTGTAAAATCCAATACGGATTTACTGACGAATCTGCTCAGCTTCAAAAACAACGATGGAGGTTACTCACATGTTATGGGACAGCCAACCAATGAGATAGCAACTGAACAAGCGCTGATGGCGCTGTCTGCCTATGAGCGGTTTACCCAAGGACAAGACAGATTGTATCACATATCAGCACTTCAGCTTGTAGAAACACCACAGCTAGACATAGAGAAGTTTGTAGATGAACATACGATTTCTCCATGGGCTTCAGCTGCTGTATATGCTGCCTATGAAAGAAAGCTAGTAGGAGGGGTTAGCACGACTGAATTGCGTTTTGCCCCGAAGCAGCCGATGACAAGAGCGCAATTTGCTACCCTGTTGCTAAAAGCGATGAATGAATCCCCTACTATGGAAGCGAAGCAGACATTCGCTGATGTAAAACAAGGAAGCTGGTATTACGGATATGTCATGAAGGCGAAAGAAAAAGGGATTATCCAAGGTGCTACACCAACATTGTTTAAACCAGAACAGCCGATTACTCGCCAGGAGATGGCCATGATGATCACACAGGCATTTCAACTAAAGGCCCATCCGTCAACGCGAACTTTTAAGGATCAGAGCAAGGTGTACAAACCGGTGCTTTCCCATGTGCAGGCTGTGCATCAGCAAGGCATTATGGTTGGATATGACGGATACTTCTACCCGACTGCGACAGTTACGAGGGAGATGGGAGCGGTCGTTGCGGTGAAATTACATGAAGAAATGGTACGCAAATAATAGAAAAAGAACAAAGGGGCTGGAACATTCTATGTTGAAGCAAGTAAAGCGCTGGTGGTTACGGTTTTTCGCATTTACCATGGTTATTGTACTCGCAAGCGGGTGTGTTCAAGCTTCAGAGAAGACAAACGAACCTACACAAGTAACATCTATAAATCAGCAAACAACGGAACCGGTAAGACAGACTGCATCAAAGGAAGGGCATAGGGCGGAAAGTGAAACAGCAGCTGTCAGTCATCCGACATCAGAACAGCTAGCTCAGAGTAAGACGACAGTGAAGGAGCCGATCGTACAGAAAAAGGCCGAGCAATCAGCAGTTGCAGCAGAGAAAAAAGCACCGGTTCAAGCTTCGGTTACAGCCGTACCCGAACAGAAGCAGCAGGCACGATCGACGGAAAATAAGGCCATCGCCCCAACTGCTGCTCCTCAGGTCGAGAGTAAGAAGCCAAAGGAAACAAAGGCAGAGTCGAAAAAGCAAAAGACGGTCCTATTTTCCATTGTCGCGGATAAAGAAAGGGGAACGGTTCTTCCGCCGACGGTAGTTGAGATTAAGGACGGGGAAACGGTACTTGATGCTCTGAAGCGGATAACCCGTGAGAAGAAAATTCAGATGGAATATAGAGGGGTAAAGGCGACGGCCTATATTGAAGGGATCGATAATTTGTATGAATTCGATCGTGGAGCGAAAAGCGGCTGGATGTATCGGGTAAACGGTATTTTTCCTAATAAAAGTGCAGGGATTTTTCCTGTAAAAGACGGCGACAAGGTAGAGTGGCTCTATACGGTAGACCTTGGTAAGGATGTGGGAGCTGAACTGAAATGAACGGAGGTTTTGCTTCCTTGCACCCGGTCCCCTGCATGATTTATTATGCAGGGGTTATCCTGTTCAGTATGCTGCTGTTCCATCCGGTTTTTCTGTTGACAGCTGTAGTAGTCATCGTTATGCTGAATCTCCTGCATAATAGCGGAAATCAGCTGCGTCGCCTCCTGCCTTTTTATCTGCTGATGGGAGGATCTGTTGCGCTGCTGAACCCTTTATTTTCACATCGTGGTCGGTATATTCTGTTTTATTTTCTTGACCAGCCGATCACGCTTGAAGCAATCATATACGGAGTGACAATGATGCTGTCCTTGCTGGCCATTTTACTTACCTTTGTTTCTTATCACCATGTTATTACGACTGATAAGTTCATGTATGTGTTTTCTGTCATCGCACCAAAAGTAGCATTGCTAATCTTGATGACTATGCGCTTTGTGCCCCTTTTTCGGAGAAGGTTGTATCAGATTACAATGATCCAGAAAATGAAAGGAATTAGTGTCGGGCGGGGAACGCTGCGGCAGCAGATGCGACATGGCATGGTATTGCTGCGTGTTCTGTTGACCTGGTCATTGGAAGAAGCGCTGCAAACGGCTGACTCAATGAAAGGGCGCGGCTACGGAATCACGCGGCGCAGCATGTATGTGATTTATCGTATGGAGCGAAGAGACTGGTTCATATTGTCTGCTATGGTGCTGGCAGAGCTGATATGCATTATCGGATGGGCATATGGCTACGGTGTTCTACAAATCTATCCGCATTTGGAAGCGATGGCGCTAACATGGGATGAAAGAGCAGTATATACGGTGTTTTGCGTCTTTTTACTTACGCCGGTTTTTTTGGAAGTAAGGGAGAGGATTGTATGGCAATTATTGAAGTAGAACGGCTGTCTTTTTGGTACCCTGATGAAGAACGGGCCGCACTTTCTGATATGTCACTAACAGTTAAAGCAGGGGAGTTTATTGTTCTATGCGGGGCTTCCGGGTGTGGGAAGACAACACTGCTGCGTCACTTAAAGAAAGAATTAACACCGGTAGGAAAACGAACCGGTCGTATTATGTATAAAGGGGTGCCGCTTGAAGAGCAACCGGACAGACAAACGACTCAGCAAATCGGGATGGTATTTCAAAATCCGGAAAGTCAAATTGTGATGGATACTGTTTGGCATGAACTTGCTTTTTCGATGGAAAATATGGGATACACCTTGCCGGTAATGCGTAAACGGCTAGGAGAGATGACGCAATTTTTTAGCCTGGAGCCGCTGCTATACAGATCGGTGCATGAATTATCTGGAGGGCAGAAACAGATGATTAATCTTGCGTCTGTATTGTTGCTGCAGCCAAACGTTCTGTTACTCGATGAACCTACTTCGCAGTTGGACCCGGTTTCTGCACGCGAATTTATCCAGATGGTGTACCGTCTAAATCAGGAATTTTCGATGACCGTTATTATGAGCGAGCACCGTCTAGAAGATGTTATACCTCTGGCGGATCGGGTCATTATTATGGAGAAGGGACAGGTGAAATATGAAGGTAGTGCCGGCACAGTAAGCAGGCAGATAAGAGCTGGACAGGCTGATGAGGAGTTAGCTTACTTACCGTCGATTGCCCGGCTGTATTTTGCTGTACAACCGCCAGCCAATCAATTGGAGAGCACACAGCAGGTACCGCTTACAGTGCGCGAAGGAAAGCGGTGGCTGGCAGCGAGTAGGAAGGAAGGGGTCGGAGTGCAGCCTCCTGCTGTATCTTCTATGTTTGCGTTACAGGAGGATGAGCTTCTGACATGTCATGAAGTGACATTCCAGTATGGCAGGGAGCAGCCTGAAGTATTAAGCAAGCTATCGCTTAGTATCTACCGAGGAGAATGCCTTGCCATTTTGGGAGGGAACGGGGCTGGAAAATCGACCCTTCTCCAGATTATGGCCGGCCTTGCCGTACCGCAGCGGGGGAGTGTTCGCTACCGTAAGAAACAGGATATATGCTCAATGCCGGAAAAAGAGAGGGCTCGCATAATCGGCTATCTGGCACAAAATCCGCTTCTGTACTTCAGTTATGATACGGTGGAGGAAGAACTGCTGCATATGGCGGAGTATGCCGGAATTTCATCATCGGCGGAGAAGATTCAGCATCTGCTGGTTTCGCTCGGGATTACAGATATTGTAAAAAAACATCCGCACGATATAAGTGGAGGACAGCAACAGAAGGTAGCGCTGGCAATGGTGTTGCTTGCCGATCCGCATATCCTGTTGCTGGACGAGCCGACGAAGGGAATGGACCCACCGGCAAAAAAACGCATGGCTGCCTTATTGCATGCATTGCGTGAGGCAGGAACGACCGTTGTGTTTGTCACCCATGATATCGAATTTGCTGCACGGCATGCGACCCGTTGTGCCATGCTATTCGATGGAGCAATCTCAGCCGTTGCTGAACCAAGAGTATTTTTTAGCGAGAATTATTTCTATACGACGGTCATTAACCGTATAGTACGGGAATGGCTACCGGATGCCTTAACGTATGAGGATGTGATAAAAAGATGGAACGTTCCCGTTTCTTTATTCTGATCAGCATGGCGATTTTTGTTGTTGCGTTGGCCGTTTCGGCTGCTGTGACAGATGAGCATTACTTATTGTTGAGTTTTGTATTGATTGCTGTTGCGCTGCTTCCGTTGTTTGCACGATTTGAACGAAGAAAAGTGGAGGCGCGTGAACTGGTCTTGCTTGCGGTGCTGGCTGCCATTGCAGCTGTTAGCCGAGTGCCTTTTGCGCCGTTGCCGAGCGTGCAGCCAACCTCATTCGTAATTATTATTTCTGCAATTGTGTATGGAGCAGAAGCGGGATTCATTATTGGCGCAATTGCTGCGCTTGTCTCTAACATTTTCTTAGGACAAGGACCATGGACGCCCTGGCAGATGTTCTGCTGGGGAATGATTGGTGTAACGGCGGGATGGCTTAAGGATGCATGGTGGATGAAGAAGCGACTTGGATTGCTATGCTTCGGTTTTGCATGGGGATTTTTATTTGGCTGGATTATGAATATATGGTATATCATTACGCTTCCTGATGCGCTGGGCTGGCAATTGATTACGGTTGCCTATATACAAAGCTTTTACTTCGATTTGGCCCACGCCTTATCCAATGTATTCTTCCTTGCCGTGTTCGGAAGCAGCTGGCTGAAGATACTTGTTCGTTTCCGCAAAAAATATGGGTTGCTATCCGTGGTATGAAAAACATGTGAATTTGTATTTTGACGATAAGGCGCTTTGTTTGCTTTAGATACGGGAATCACCCTGAGTATATGGCACAAACAGTTTTATTGTTTACCTTGTTTGGTAGCACTACAGTCACTGTTGTTGTATATGTATCAAAGACGTTATTCGAATAAGACACATGTATTGACAAAATTTGAAACATAATTTTAAATAGTGGTTAATGATATAACGACTAGAAAAGAGGCGTTTTATGGATACGATATACAAGGAGCTTCAGAAATTGGGTTTTTCCCAATACGAATGCAAAGCATATGTAGGCCTTTTAAAGCATTCGTCCGTAACAGGATATGAAGTGAGTAAGCGTACGGGTGTGCCGCGTTCCATGATTTACGAAGTATTGGGTAAATTATTGGATAAAGGTGCTATCTATACCGTTCCGTCAGATCCTGTGAAGTATTCACCTGTCCCGGCAAAAGACTTAATGGAACGGCTTCGAAAAAATTTCGAGGACTCTTTCGATTTCCTTGAAAAGGAATTGTCGGCTCTTGAAACAGAGCGAGATGTAGATGTTATTTGGCGGATTCGCAGCGAACAATTAGTTATTGAAGAGATGGTAGATATAATTAATAAAGTAGAGAAAGAGTTGTGGCTATCGGTATGGGAGCCGCAAGTTCCACGAATAAAAGAAGCGATTGACCGGCAAGCCGAAAAGGGGGCGAACATTTTTACGGTCCTCTTCGGTGCACCAGAGACGCATTTAGGATTTACCTATCACCATAATTATATGACATCTGACGTTGTTGAAGATCGGATGGGCGGGCATTTAACCGTTGTGGTCCGCGATGCAGAAGAGGTACTTATCGCCAATTTTACAGAACAGGCTTCCGCCTGGGCAGTAAAAACGAAAGACCCTGCTCTTGTACTGGTCGCTACTGAATATATTAGACATGATATTATGGTCGAAGAGATTACGAAAGAATTCGGCGCCGAAAAGCTGGAGGCTCTTTGGAAAAATAAAAATGATTTGATTCATGTAATGACAGGAAAGCGGTTCAAATAACACGAACCGTATTTTCTTTCACCAATTAATAGTAGTTAGAATTATAACATCTAAAAGGAGTGCTAAAGATGCCAACAAATGAACTGTATGTAAACGATAGCTATGTAACTACGTGTGAAGCTCATATCATCAAAATCGAGGGAGAAAAAGTCATTTTGGATCAAACAGTGTTCTACCCTACAGGTGGCGGACAAGAGCATGATACAGGTGTTCTCATACAGGAAAACGAAGTATTCGATGTGCATCAGGTGAAAAGAGAAAAAGGAGAAGTAATACACTACATAAAAAACGCGCAGCAATTGAAAATAGGGAAAGTAACAGCGCGTATTGATTGGGAGAGAAGAATGGGATTAATGAGGCATCACTCCTTGCTGCACGTGCTAGGAGCGGTGGTATACAAGAAATATGGGGCGCTATGCACGGGGAATAAAATATATCCTACAAGGGCCAGAATCGATTTTGATCATCTTCAAGATGTAACGGACGAGCAAGCAGAAGAAATTGTGCGTGAGACGAATAAAATATTAGAAGAACATTATCCGATTACACTAAGATACGTATCGAGGGAGGAGGCGGAAAATATCTCAGGAGTAATAAAAACATCCATCAATTTACTTCCGCCTTCCATTAAAACCGTTCGTTTAGTCTCCATTTCGTCTATCGATGAACAAGCATGCGGCGGTACACATGTATCAAATACGAAAGAGATTGGGAAGATGGTACTCGATAAAATCACGAGCAAAGGAAAAAATAACAAACGTTTTGAGGTTTCACTTGTTCGTTATTAAATCGAGATGGGGAGGGTACCATTCAAAAAGGAGGCTGCCACGATGTTATGGCAGTCTCCTTTTTCTACTGACATGGAATGATGAAGTTTCACTCGACAAGTCCGTATTTATCATCATGAAGGTATCACTCAACATGACGATCAATGTATTTCATTCCCCCTTCGTATATTTATGTATGATTAATCAAAGTTGACTATATTTACAACACCAGGATAATGTTAATTGATTTGTATAGTCAAGCATGATTATAATGAAGATAACTAGGAAAAAAGGGGAAGGCTAGCATGGACGAAAGAGTATTGCTGTTGCTGGGGTTGCTGAAAAATCAAAGTCAGCACGGCTATCAGATTAATGATTTTATCGAGCGGAATGTGAGTCGGGTAATGGATTTAAAGAAGGCAACCGCATACGCGATTTTAGGACGTCTCCATGAATCAGGATATGTGACTGTGCATACGGAACAAGAGGAGAATCGGCCACCACGCAAAGTATATTCGATTACGGCAGAAGGAGAAGAGCAGTTCTATCGTCTTCTGCAAGAGAATTTGTCAGAGATGAAGCAAGTAACGCTACCGGGAGACATC
Protein-coding sequences here:
- a CDS encoding S-layer homology domain-containing protein, with amino-acid sequence MKSKLVWKRYGALLMSILLLVSTLSFSLFQPRQAYAASLADTKEETKSDNTTENGIRKREVTKQTTPDTVIVQEPNVKQEKKISVAEAIRTASELILSSGTISEWEAIGLARAGQTVPTSYLSAVEQELKNKEGYFRKVTDYERIAIAVKAAGGDPTSIAGYNLIEKIYNHDRMLVQGLNGPIFALIALDCGNYQIPEDAKWNRDKLLTEILSKQNEDGGFSLSPGISDPDITGMTLTALAPYTDKTEVKTASERAVNWLSKSQKPHGGYASAWGEDSSESVAQAIIALTAHGIDPTEARFTKEENNLVSNLMTFRQEDGGFAHVLGGSTNNMATEQALQALVAYDLFMNGKGGLYRFTTGIPEPNPVVQATIRIEGPKGPITAGDISAATALEGLEKLLTEKNIPYRIEDSQYGKYAASINHIDEGQYGGYDGWLFAILRDGKWVIPNVGMAEYTLKESDQVVVYYGGSNTQLIDSITVHPAQPKADEPFTVAIMKTAWDWQAGKQVITPAADVQVAVGNKVEKTNDQGIASIKNGMTAGTYTVTVNDYHDSQAPGIVRSTKELVVATNGTTPGGGGGGGVPVPAKQTITLSVTGDSQKGTILAAKSIELKAGDTAYTVLARELGSKVESRGSGPTLYVEAIDGLGEFDRGPQSGWMYSVNGWFPNYSAGIYTLKNGDVLAWRYTLNLGKDLGADLGGSQLASGAVTESIPMQLDNEINKVGLSIDNMQPIEKVGKTTAVLNAKEKMSASQAEQIQKTLASHTVSLSQNVSAAIETVMKDNEEEVGFVVPAAALPNTISIAIKEQTAECPELVSSLYDFTPDGTKFSKPVYISIKVPVQTDIPDNLSLVWLDEKNNQWIPIPAVIDAKTGIITGKVNHFTKFAVIDRSKIKMAQQHKSVSAEIAAVSKQILNSGELTDWEAFALARAGQNVPASYLLGVEKLLREQKGEFRKVTDYERIALAVKAVGGDPTNIAGYNLIEKIYNHERMTSQGINGPVFALLVLDSGQYNTPAEAKWTRDTLIAWIVQQQNSSGGFPLVKGEEDNVDITAMAITALSSYQERPEVKVAVEKAVHWLSQAQLKNGGYKLFGDENSESVSQVIIALSALGIDLKDKRFVKSNTDLLTNLLSFKNNDGGYSHVMGQPTNEIATEQALMALSAYERFTQGQDRLYHISALQLVETPQLDIEKFVDEHTISPWASAAVYAAYERKLVGGVSTTELRFAPKQPMTRAQFATLLLKAMNESPTMEAKQTFADVKQGSWYYGYVMKAKEKGIIQGATPTLFKPEQPITRQEMAMMITQAFQLKAHPSTRTFKDQSKVYKPVLSHVQAVHQQGIMVGYDGYFYPTATVTREMGAVVAVKLHEEMVRK
- a CDS encoding DUF4430 domain-containing protein translates to MKKWYANNRKRTKGLEHSMLKQVKRWWLRFFAFTMVIVLASGCVQASEKTNEPTQVTSINQQTTEPVRQTASKEGHRAESETAAVSHPTSEQLAQSKTTVKEPIVQKKAEQSAVAAEKKAPVQASVTAVPEQKQQARSTENKAIAPTAAPQVESKKPKETKAESKKQKTVLFSIVADKERGTVLPPTVVEIKDGETVLDALKRITREKKIQMEYRGVKATAYIEGIDNLYEFDRGAKSGWMYRVNGIFPNKSAGIFPVKDGDKVEWLYTVDLGKDVGAELK
- a CDS encoding energy-coupling factor transporter transmembrane component T — translated: MNGGFASLHPVPCMIYYAGVILFSMLLFHPVFLLTAVVVIVMLNLLHNSGNQLRRLLPFYLLMGGSVALLNPLFSHRGRYILFYFLDQPITLEAIIYGVTMMLSLLAILLTFVSYHHVITTDKFMYVFSVIAPKVALLILMTMRFVPLFRRRLYQITMIQKMKGISVGRGTLRQQMRHGMVLLRVLLTWSLEEALQTADSMKGRGYGITRRSMYVIYRMERRDWFILSAMVLAELICIIGWAYGYGVLQIYPHLEAMALTWDERAVYTVFCVFLLTPVFLEVRERIVWQLLK
- a CDS encoding ABC transporter ATP-binding protein produces the protein MAIIEVERLSFWYPDEERAALSDMSLTVKAGEFIVLCGASGCGKTTLLRHLKKELTPVGKRTGRIMYKGVPLEEQPDRQTTQQIGMVFQNPESQIVMDTVWHELAFSMENMGYTLPVMRKRLGEMTQFFSLEPLLYRSVHELSGGQKQMINLASVLLLQPNVLLLDEPTSQLDPVSAREFIQMVYRLNQEFSMTVIMSEHRLEDVIPLADRVIIMEKGQVKYEGSAGTVSRQIRAGQADEELAYLPSIARLYFAVQPPANQLESTQQVPLTVREGKRWLAASRKEGVGVQPPAVSSMFALQEDELLTCHEVTFQYGREQPEVLSKLSLSIYRGECLAILGGNGAGKSTLLQIMAGLAVPQRGSVRYRKKQDICSMPEKERARIIGYLAQNPLLYFSYDTVEEELLHMAEYAGISSSAEKIQHLLVSLGITDIVKKHPHDISGGQQQKVALAMVLLADPHILLLDEPTKGMDPPAKKRMAALLHALREAGTTVVFVTHDIEFAARHATRCAMLFDGAISAVAEPRVFFSENYFYTTVINRIVREWLPDALTYEDVIKRWNVPVSLF
- a CDS encoding ECF transporter S component, encoding MERSRFFILISMAIFVVALAVSAAVTDEHYLLLSFVLIAVALLPLFARFERRKVEARELVLLAVLAAIAAVSRVPFAPLPSVQPTSFVIIISAIVYGAEAGFIIGAIAALVSNIFLGQGPWTPWQMFCWGMIGVTAGWLKDAWWMKKRLGLLCFGFAWGFLFGWIMNIWYIITLPDALGWQLITVAYIQSFYFDLAHALSNVFFLAVFGSSWLKILVRFRKKYGLLSVV
- a CDS encoding TrmB family transcriptional regulator, whose translation is MDTIYKELQKLGFSQYECKAYVGLLKHSSVTGYEVSKRTGVPRSMIYEVLGKLLDKGAIYTVPSDPVKYSPVPAKDLMERLRKNFEDSFDFLEKELSALETERDVDVIWRIRSEQLVIEEMVDIINKVEKELWLSVWEPQVPRIKEAIDRQAEKGANIFTVLFGAPETHLGFTYHHNYMTSDVVEDRMGGHLTVVVRDAEEVLIANFTEQASAWAVKTKDPALVLVATEYIRHDIMVEEITKEFGAEKLEALWKNKNDLIHVMTGKRFK
- a CDS encoding alanyl-tRNA editing protein — translated: MPTNELYVNDSYVTTCEAHIIKIEGEKVILDQTVFYPTGGGQEHDTGVLIQENEVFDVHQVKREKGEVIHYIKNAQQLKIGKVTARIDWERRMGLMRHHSLLHVLGAVVYKKYGALCTGNKIYPTRARIDFDHLQDVTDEQAEEIVRETNKILEEHYPITLRYVSREEAENISGVIKTSINLLPPSIKTVRLVSISSIDEQACGGTHVSNTKEIGKMVLDKITSKGKNNKRFEVSLVRY
- a CDS encoding PadR family transcriptional regulator; translation: MDERVLLLLGLLKNQSQHGYQINDFIERNVSRVMDLKKATAYAILGRLHESGYVTVHTEQEENRPPRKVYSITAEGEEQFYRLLQENLSEMKQVTLPGDIGLMFLDYLSPVEAVHYLRERLQRLETQIQAYESAPEHTSNPSVDLAIDRRLRLMRSDREWLVDTIAKLEKSI